A portion of the Luteolibacter sp. Y139 genome contains these proteins:
- a CDS encoding cytochrome P450 — translation MTPPVVDSPRHWLFGSAYYLRKDPERYVPEWGRRYGDLYMVRMPMIGEAMVVTSPDLARRILVNKASCYQRKSRSYGVLRILMGEGLVTSEGDLWKTQRKLVQPAFHPRRLDALFTMKAERVKAMVDELSATPSSNAIDLVPLLSRLTLDIISRAMFSSDSQGMARDVSHHIATLNEWALRALRHPWLLLLPRKIPLPGSTDMRQALQELERIVTGIIRERRAHPGDHDDLLTMLLAACEEESGRGMSDAQLRDEVMTMYVAGHETTANAMAWILYLVSTHPEVEARLHAEIDANFPEGTPRLEDLASFPYVRQVIDESLRLYPTIWSVGRCCTEAHELGGYQIPVGTNVLIPTFHFHWSEDIWENARDFDPDRFSPDRRPPADSPNYFPFGAGPRGCIGNHFALQELMIMTILLCRHFRYRVEEGFKVEGELLITLRPKYGMRMVVTERTPQAPTKPSAAREALTCPYSGAQK, via the coding sequence ATGACCCCGCCCGTCGTTGATTCGCCCCGCCATTGGTTGTTCGGCAGCGCCTACTACCTCCGCAAGGATCCCGAGCGCTATGTCCCCGAATGGGGCCGCCGCTACGGCGACCTCTACATGGTGCGCATGCCGATGATCGGCGAGGCGATGGTCGTGACCTCGCCGGACCTCGCGCGCCGCATCCTCGTCAACAAGGCCTCCTGCTATCAGAGGAAGAGCCGCTCCTACGGCGTGCTCCGCATCCTCATGGGCGAGGGCCTCGTCACCAGCGAGGGCGACCTCTGGAAAACCCAGCGCAAGCTCGTGCAGCCCGCCTTCCACCCGCGCCGGCTCGATGCCCTTTTCACCATGAAGGCGGAGCGCGTGAAAGCGATGGTCGACGAACTCTCGGCCACCCCATCCAGCAACGCCATCGACCTCGTCCCACTGCTCTCGCGCCTGACGCTCGATATCATCTCGCGCGCCATGTTCAGCAGCGATTCCCAGGGCATGGCGCGCGACGTCAGCCATCACATCGCCACGCTCAATGAATGGGCCCTGCGGGCACTACGTCACCCATGGCTGCTCCTGCTGCCGCGCAAGATTCCCCTGCCCGGCTCCACCGACATGCGCCAGGCGCTTCAGGAACTCGAGCGCATCGTCACCGGCATCATTCGCGAACGCCGCGCCCATCCTGGCGATCACGATGACCTCCTCACCATGCTCCTCGCCGCCTGCGAGGAAGAAAGTGGCCGCGGCATGAGCGATGCCCAGCTCCGCGATGAAGTCATGACCATGTACGTCGCCGGCCACGAAACCACGGCCAATGCGATGGCATGGATCCTCTACCTCGTCTCGACCCATCCCGAAGTCGAAGCACGCCTTCACGCGGAGATCGACGCAAACTTCCCCGAAGGCACGCCTCGCCTCGAAGATCTCGCCTCCTTCCCCTACGTCCGCCAGGTCATCGATGAATCGTTGCGCCTCTACCCCACCATCTGGAGCGTCGGCCGCTGCTGCACCGAAGCCCATGAACTCGGCGGCTATCAGATCCCCGTCGGCACCAATGTCCTCATCCCCACGTTTCACTTCCATTGGAGCGAGGACATCTGGGAAAACGCCCGCGACTTCGATCCCGATCGCTTCTCCCCGGACCGCCGCCCACCCGCAGACAGCCCGAACTACTTCCCCTTCGGCGCCGGCCCCCGCGGCTGCATCGGCAATCACTTCGCCCTCCAGGAGCTCATGATCATGACCATCCTCCTCTGCCGCCACTTCCGCTACCGCGTCGAAGAAGGCTTCAAGGTCGAAGGCGAACTCCTCATCACCCTCCGCCCGAAATACGGCATGCGCATGGTCGTCACCGAACGCACCCCGCAGGCCCCCACAAAGCCATCCGCTGCCAGGGAAGCCCTCACCTGCCCCTACTCCGGCGCTCAGAAATAG
- a CDS encoding LamG-like jellyroll fold domain-containing protein gives MRLTFLVSLLVPVLAVAEELPSAALVLDLDAEKGVKVEDGERVAAWTNQAAGTAGKEFVKRDEGRKEAGSGRPTLVKGVAGLGGKAALDFRQQELVCLDEDAFDGLITGKGHTWIAVISVHEQRTGLKDVNSFFGNLRNGEKYEGVWGCFNDDNTPWWGSRNGITFGRFDVNNPQVIGPAKLEAGKFHLLAGRMAAGTGTVALELFVDGPVAVAKGEAPVSAKANASRMAVGQERDAIQHPGVESFDGQIARLLIWERPLDDKELAATIAALTAAYSLK, from the coding sequence ATGCGACTTACTTTTCTGGTCAGCTTGTTGGTTCCCGTTCTCGCTGTCGCGGAGGAGCTTCCGTCCGCCGCGCTCGTTCTGGATCTCGATGCGGAGAAGGGCGTGAAAGTGGAGGATGGCGAGCGCGTGGCTGCGTGGACGAATCAGGCGGCGGGTACGGCGGGGAAGGAATTCGTGAAGCGCGACGAGGGGCGCAAGGAAGCGGGCAGCGGGAGGCCGACGCTAGTGAAAGGTGTGGCCGGCCTCGGGGGGAAGGCGGCGCTGGATTTCCGCCAGCAGGAGCTGGTCTGCCTAGATGAGGATGCCTTCGACGGGCTGATCACGGGCAAGGGGCACACGTGGATCGCGGTGATCTCAGTGCATGAGCAACGCACTGGGTTGAAGGACGTGAACTCCTTCTTCGGTAACTTGCGCAACGGCGAGAAATACGAGGGTGTGTGGGGCTGCTTCAACGACGACAACACGCCGTGGTGGGGCAGTCGCAATGGGATCACCTTCGGGCGCTTCGATGTGAACAATCCGCAGGTGATCGGGCCGGCGAAATTGGAGGCCGGGAAGTTTCACCTGTTAGCCGGCCGGATGGCGGCCGGAACGGGCACAGTGGCGCTGGAACTCTTCGTGGATGGTCCGGTCGCGGTGGCGAAGGGCGAGGCTCCGGTCTCGGCGAAGGCCAATGCCTCCCGGATGGCGGTGGGTCAGGAGCGCGACGCGATCCAGCACCCGGGCGTGGAGTCGTTCGACGGACAGATCGCGCGCTTGCTGATCTGGGAGCGGCCGCTGGATGACAAGGAACTGGCCGCGACGATTGCGGCGCTGACGGCGGCCTATTCGCTGAAATGA
- a CDS encoding M16 family metallopeptidase: MDYPATAAVLDHLPNGLTVILDPDPAAPVVSAQVWVETGSLHEGMLLGSGVSHFLEHMVFKGGGRFGADELATAVQAAGGHWNAYTTFDRTVYYIDGPASGLDTFLEVLAAMVFAPALPEEEFEKEKDVIRREIDMGLDDPDDVAGRLMFSTAFTSDPRRHPVIGHRGLFDEITFAGLTGYHRTRYTPDRCCVCLSGDFDAEVVREQVEKLFGGFARGSGAEPVVPQDAVQLGPRRGRATFAVPTSKISLAWKIPPLGHPDVPAYDLAAAVLGRGRSARFYRHLREERGLALEISAWSWSQAGREGLFAVSAEAEPEKRDELIAAILAELADFPSTALDDDLAKARRQIAASQFKSLTTASGRATDLASNWHEARDLDFTRRYLAALKATTAADVRRAMARLTEDQMSVSILDPEDAPAPATLKRAARVRPEPECVTLPNGATIALLPDPRVPIFTAQVAVRAGLVSEIPENAGLNTLFAATLPQGTVRRSAAELAGLLESHGATLGAASGNNALLAQLSGLSPDLSTLLPLLSEVLVEPAFHGDSIEREKASQTASLREALEDPLSTAFRLARAHLFDGTGYGLHSLGSEASLAGLDRFSLSAHHSRHFQGRNTVVALAGDFDLVHAREALAEGIGRLPQGEPWLPPAATVRGDFEIEAFLPKKQAVLALAYPGCSALAPERFALRMIQEWCTDMAGPLFIRIREELGLAYQVGATQFHGHDAGFFGFYLATDPAQVDLAQRELAAEIAKIAEDGIPEEAFERVRATVLSSLALGLQSPGSIARLAAIDVLFGLPVTHHREVAAIFQTITPEEVKSAAGALLGTKPVVARVLPRE; encoded by the coding sequence ATGGACTACCCTGCCACTGCTGCCGTTCTCGACCACCTGCCGAATGGCCTGACCGTTATTCTCGACCCCGATCCGGCGGCTCCGGTGGTCAGCGCCCAGGTGTGGGTGGAGACCGGCAGCCTGCACGAGGGGATGCTGCTAGGCTCGGGGGTTTCGCACTTCCTGGAGCACATGGTTTTCAAGGGTGGCGGGCGTTTTGGCGCGGATGAGCTGGCGACGGCTGTGCAGGCGGCAGGGGGGCACTGGAATGCCTACACGACCTTCGACCGGACGGTGTACTACATTGATGGGCCGGCGAGCGGGCTGGATACTTTCCTAGAGGTGCTGGCGGCGATGGTGTTCGCGCCGGCGCTGCCAGAGGAGGAATTCGAGAAGGAAAAGGACGTCATCCGCCGCGAGATCGACATGGGGCTGGACGATCCGGACGACGTGGCGGGGCGGCTGATGTTTTCGACGGCTTTCACGTCGGATCCGCGGCGGCACCCGGTGATCGGGCATCGCGGGCTTTTCGATGAAATCACGTTCGCGGGGCTGACGGGATACCATCGCACGCGCTACACGCCGGACCGGTGCTGCGTGTGCCTTTCGGGTGACTTTGATGCGGAGGTGGTGAGGGAGCAGGTGGAGAAGCTTTTCGGTGGATTTGCGCGTGGCAGCGGGGCGGAGCCGGTGGTGCCGCAGGATGCGGTGCAGCTCGGGCCGCGCCGGGGGCGGGCGACCTTCGCGGTGCCGACGAGCAAGATCAGCCTGGCGTGGAAGATCCCGCCGCTGGGGCATCCGGATGTGCCGGCGTATGATCTGGCTGCGGCGGTGCTGGGGCGGGGGAGATCGGCTCGGTTTTATCGTCACCTGCGTGAGGAGCGCGGGCTGGCGCTGGAGATTTCCGCGTGGTCGTGGAGCCAGGCGGGACGCGAGGGCCTGTTTGCGGTTTCCGCCGAGGCGGAGCCGGAGAAGCGGGACGAACTGATCGCTGCGATCCTGGCGGAACTGGCGGATTTCCCGAGCACGGCACTGGATGATGATCTCGCGAAGGCGCGGCGGCAGATCGCGGCGAGCCAATTCAAGTCGCTGACGACGGCGTCCGGACGAGCGACGGATCTGGCCTCGAATTGGCATGAGGCTCGCGATCTCGATTTCACGCGGCGCTATCTGGCGGCGCTGAAAGCGACGACGGCGGCGGATGTGCGTCGTGCGATGGCGCGGCTGACCGAGGACCAGATGAGCGTTTCGATCCTCGATCCCGAAGATGCGCCGGCCCCGGCGACGCTGAAGCGTGCGGCACGGGTGCGCCCCGAGCCGGAGTGCGTGACGCTGCCGAATGGCGCGACGATCGCGCTGCTGCCGGACCCGCGGGTGCCGATCTTCACCGCGCAGGTGGCGGTGCGAGCGGGGCTGGTTTCCGAGATCCCGGAGAATGCGGGGCTGAACACGCTTTTCGCGGCCACGCTGCCGCAGGGGACGGTGCGGCGGAGTGCGGCGGAGCTGGCGGGGCTGCTGGAGTCGCATGGGGCGACGCTGGGAGCGGCTTCGGGCAACAATGCTCTCTTGGCACAGCTGTCAGGGCTTTCGCCGGATCTCTCCACGTTGCTGCCGCTGTTGTCCGAAGTGCTGGTGGAACCGGCCTTCCACGGCGACTCGATCGAGCGGGAAAAGGCGAGCCAGACGGCGTCGCTGCGGGAGGCACTGGAGGATCCGCTTTCGACGGCCTTCCGACTGGCGCGGGCGCATCTCTTCGATGGGACGGGCTACGGGCTTCACTCGCTGGGCTCGGAGGCCTCGCTGGCGGGGCTGGATCGTTTCTCCCTTTCGGCCCATCACTCGCGACACTTCCAAGGGCGCAATACGGTGGTCGCGCTCGCGGGGGACTTCGATCTGGTGCATGCGCGGGAAGCGCTCGCGGAGGGAATCGGCCGCTTGCCGCAGGGCGAGCCGTGGTTGCCGCCGGCGGCGACGGTGCGCGGTGATTTCGAGATCGAGGCCTTCCTGCCGAAGAAGCAGGCGGTGCTGGCGCTGGCGTATCCCGGGTGCTCGGCACTCGCGCCGGAGCGGTTCGCGCTGCGGATGATCCAGGAGTGGTGCACGGACATGGCGGGGCCGCTTTTCATCCGGATCCGCGAGGAGCTGGGGCTGGCCTATCAGGTGGGCGCAACGCAGTTCCACGGGCACGATGCCGGCTTCTTCGGCTTCTATCTGGCGACGGATCCCGCGCAGGTGGATCTGGCCCAGCGAGAGCTGGCGGCGGAGATTGCGAAGATCGCGGAGGATGGCATTCCGGAAGAGGCTTTCGAGCGGGTGCGGGCGACGGTGCTTTCGAGCTTGGCGCTTGGGTTGCAGTCGCCGGGTTCGATCGCGCGGCTGGCGGCGATCGATGTGCTGTTCGGGCTGCCGGTGACTCATCACCGCGAGGTGGCGGCGATCTTCCAGACGATCACGCCGGAGGAAGTGAAGTCGGCGGCCGGGGCACTGCTCGGGACCAAGCCGGTGGTCGCGCGGGTCTTGCCGAGGGAGTAG